In Gopherus evgoodei ecotype Sinaloan lineage chromosome 7, rGopEvg1_v1.p, whole genome shotgun sequence, the sequence TTTCTTTCCTACTATGTCTAATTTGGTGGGGGGAATCTATTTGACGGTGACATTGTACTTGTGCTATACTACGTGAATCCCAAATTATGACCGTGTACTCAAAATATCTGATGAGCACATTTCAGAAatctaaatataataataaaattatatacatTATTTATGGTAACAGACAAGAAAAATTAATGTGGAAAAGGAGATATCTATCCATCCTTTTCTTCATTCGTCTtgtttccctgtgtgtgtgtgtgtgtgaatacacacaaatataaaatgtgCGTGTAAACAGATATAGATACCTCCTTTTCCATGTGTGGGTGGGGTCAATATTTATATGTCTAGCCAGAGAAATGCAGAGCGTCTCCAATCTCCATTCAGCCAAATACTGAAATCCTAACTCAGGTTTTACTCAGTCATCACTCaagaatatttatataaataaaccATCTGTGGTATATACATAAACATTAAACAAAATATCACAGATGTTATTAGAAGTGAATCAGGAAAGTTGGGCTTTTCTAAGGTCTCGTCTACACTACAATCAAGTTGACACAAAAcagcttacatcgacctaactatGGAAGTTTCTACACTTAATCTCACTCCTGCTGACGTAACTGCCCTGCTATgccgacttaataactccacctccttGAGCAGCATACAGTCAAGGTCACTGTAGTTAGGGCAACGCAGTCTTAGcgtagacactgtgttacttatGTTGATTGTTACTAGCTTTCAGgggctgtcccacaatgccccacaattgatacaagtgctcctggtgaggacgagcatcgctgacacaaggagcaaatTGCAGACATGCACCAGCGATGTTATGACTGCGGTGACTATACGCCAATATATGTTAAGGCagcttaattttctagtgtaggcaTGGCCTAAGTCTGAGCCAACTTTCTACTGAGCTGCTGCTCCACAAATGAAACACTTATGTGTTCACTAAGTGCTACTTTTCCAAGGAgtttaaagaagaaaacaaataacATCAAAAAAGGGCACATAACCATTTCCCTGTGCAGGATATAGAACTCCagcaaaataaaaagataaacacATTAGCAGAAAAAAGGAtatgcttttaaaacaaacaaatgaatacaatcatagaatcatagaaatgtaggactggaaaggacctttaTACGTCATTTGGTCCTGTCCCCTGCATTGAGGCATAACATAGTACtatgtagaccatccctggcaggtgtttgtctaacctgttcttaaaaaccgcCAATGACAGAGAATACACAACCTTCCTAAGTAATTTATTCCTgcgcttaactacccttacatttaggaagtttttctaatgtctaatctaaatctccttgtacgcaatttaagcccattacttcttgtcctgtcctcagtggttacaAAGAACAATTTAttaccctcctctttataacaatttttacatacttgaagacttatggcccccctcagtcttctcttctgtagactaaataaaaccagtttttcccgcataggtcacgttttctaggcCTTTCATCTTTTTTGTTAATCTCTTCTAGATTTTCTTCAATTTagctacatctttcctgaagtgtggtgcccaaagcTGGACAATAAACCAGCTGACGCCTTGTCAGTGCTGAGAGAGAATTACTCCTCGTGTCTTGCATGcaaaactcctgctaatacatccttgaatgatgtttgtttttcttgcaaCAGTATTAagttgttgattcatatttagtttgtgatccactataacccccagatctgtttctgcagtacttcttcctatgcagtcatttcccatttggtaTTTGTGCAGTTGATATTCCTTCCTTTGTGGAGTATttcgcatttgtccttattgaatttcatcccattaaatTCAGACCATGTCTCCAGTTTGTTAAAATCATATtgcattctaatcctgtcctctaaagcacttacaacccctcccagcttaatATCATACAAAAACTTTatgagtgtactctctatgccattatccaaatcactgatgaagataatGGATAGAActagacccagaacagatctgaatgctccaaggagagacccagaaggtgaagccatgtgagcttcttgccctgaagacagtctgctccaagggaggagGCTCCCcacagtcctgactggctttcaatatgcccttccagggGGATTGTGAAAAATTGATAATTATCCTCTGACTATGGTTTTCCagtcagttgtgcacccaccttatagtaggttcatctaggctatatttctctagcttgtttatgagaaggttgtgacgaagtgggaatgttcttgatgtgttatgtgaatgctgagtggggagtattgacctgggaaggttgcaggggagttgtgctgggacggcctgccttggggaagggagcatacctgagcatgtaacatgagaacacAGAAGGGGgattggaggccaggtaacacctctgcccaggacaccggacaaaggctgggggaggagacggtgggaggctgagtgagaggctggagggagtttggattgggagctggctgggaaatggagaggggcaccCCGACAGGGCTTGGGTttcccaatggggctgtggcctccctaactaaagggggtcctaaCTAAAGGAGGTCCTGTTGTCTAtactggcaagacctgttttggactgtgttcttgTCATCTAAATTAAACCCCTGTTTTATTGCCTGGCTAAgaatcacgtctgactgcgaagcaGAGGTgtaggaccctctggcttccccaggaccccgtctGGGCGGACTCAttgtgggaagtgcatggaggggcatatgctgaatgttccaaggagagacccggaaggtgaagccatgtgagcttcttgccctgaagacagtctgctccaagggaggagGCTCCTcacagtcctgactggctttgtggggagcagttccagagcatcggccggggactccgtgacaaagGTTATGTGAGACagtaccaaaagccttactaaagtcaagatataacaCATCAACTGCTTCCTCCCCCATAGCATACACAAGTCTTGctaccctgccaaagaaggatattaggttggtttgacatgatttgttcttgacaaatccatattaaCTGTAGCTTattaccttattttcttctaggtgcttgcaaattgattgttttgATTATTTGCTCGATGATATTTCTGGGTACTGAAATTAAGATGACTAGTCTATAATTTCCtgagttgtccttattcccccttttttagatgggtactatatttgcccattTCCAGTCCTTTGGtatctctcccctcctccatggATATACTCCTCTATCATTTTATCAAAAGTTAATGGGGGACTTACTTATAACTTGAAAAAGGCATTACTCTCTGAAGAGTTATGCTTCCATTTCAGTAACTGCAGTTGTTTTGAAATGTTAGAATCTATGTTTACTCACCAAATCGCTTCCTTGTCCACCAGTGTGGTTCTTTAATTGCTGAGAATCTAACATCTGGGTGTAACCGGAGCCTGTCATAAAGATCGGTCGTTCCACATTTTGGCTGGCCTATTATGTAGAAATGAGGAAGACAGCGCAGCCGATAGTGCTTATCCTTATAATGATACAAGTGGTTCCAAAATACTTTTTTGAGGTAATCAAATATGGTCCGAAAACGCTTTGAATACAGTGCATATGAGTTTGTTGTGTAAGGATCTGTTGTAGTATTTCCTCTATATTCTTCATACCAACAAGGATTCTTGCTAATTGGAAGGAATTTATTAGGAATTATTGAAAACATCTGCAACGTAAAGAACAATAATTTCAgtcaaggcagcagcaaagtttATAATGACAGTTTCTTATTTAACACAATTAGTGAACACAACCCAATCACTATCATCATAAtctttctaaatatttttctggCAATTGCACAGCAGAGATAAAAATCTGCTGTTGACCAAACTGGAGCCAGATCCTGCACAGCTGCATGAGGTGGAGAGAGGGTGCAGAGCTAGATGGAGAAGGGAGAATATTCATACACTCatcaattttaaggccagaagggacaactatgatcatctagtctgacttcctacgtaacacaagccatagaatttcactcagtaattcctACAGTGGAGGAATGCTTCCTCCTAAATCCATAAGCAAATGTGATAAATCCCAGCAATTTATGGtcaaagtactgcacttaagcAAGAGTCATACAATGCCTCTCAGCATTTCTCTGGAATATGCATCTCTGTACCAACCCAATGGCTGCCGGGACTTTTACAGTCCAGCCCAATTCCTGTCAAAGGCAATGGAAAGGCttccagtgacatcagtgggGATTCGCTTAGGTTCTAAAGCAACAACTGAGCCCAGGAATATTTAAGAACAAAACTGAACATATTTTCCATTGTATCACTTAATACCAGAAGTATTTTGGGGGAGGTGGCTGAAGcgggggggggttaaggaaggaaAAGATTGAGGACAAAATCAACATAGTAAAAAACCACCTTCTGCTGTTAGCTGTGTTGGGTCTAACCAGAAGCACTGTATGACTCTTGCTTAAGTGTTGTACTTCAACTGCAAATTGAGCACCTCTAGCCTCCATTCAGCCAAATCCAGAAATCCTATCTCAAGTTTTACCCAGTCTTCACTCAGAGATAAATCCCATTTCTGACTTTAGTGAAAGACTTCCCAGtttagcccattgacttcagtaggagctgaAATGCTCAgccttttcaggatcaggcctcatCTTTATGCTGTGAGCGTAGCTAAACTCTATGAAGCCTGCTGGAATCTGTAGTGCTACTTAAATTTAAGGAATCCTTAAAATAAgctttcaaataataataattaggaaCACTGATTTAGCCAAAGATAAAATAATCAGATGAAATTAACTTCCAGTTTTTAATTCTGAAATACAAGATTTGCATGAGTGATTGAAATGCCAATTACTAGATGTCTGGAAAGGCACACTAGTAATCAGTTATTAAGGGAGGCTGTTTTTTATTTATCAGTTAAATGTTTTGGCACATCTGACTAAATCCTTTGAATTATTTTGAATAAAACGACAAGGAATAAGTTCAATGTAATTGTACTACTCATGCAAGATTGTCAGATTTCTTGTCTCAGATGTTCAGACCATTTATATAATCCATCTGTTTTGCCTATGGCTCAAATACAGACCACACACACATAGAGAGAGAAATGTGCATGGAATAACAGCAAATTATTGACTAAGGTGAAGATGTGACTTTATGAGACTTGCAAGCGGTCATCCTTGCTTTATGGTTCAGAAATGTGGACTACATATGCTAGGCACATCAGGAAACTGAATAGTTTCTACATGAGATGCCTGCACAAGATCCTGAAAATAAAGTGGGAAGACAAAATACCAAACACGGAGGTGCTGGAGTACGCAGACTGACACACTTAGAAACCACTATCCAGAAGAAGAGGTTGCAATGGCATTGTCATGTCAGGAGAATGGGAGAAGACTGTATCCCCAAGAATATTTTGTAAGCTGAGATTCGAGATGGCTCTAGAAAGTGGGGTCACCCTTTATGTGGTATCACGATGTGTGCAAAAATGACATGAAGTTGTTCAGCATCAATGTAGAAAGCTGGAGGAGCGCGAAGAATCCCAGTGCAGAATAACTGGCACTGGGTGCAGCTCAAAATGAAGCAGCTTTgatctagagcagggatcggcaacctttggcacgcggtccaccagagtaagcaccctggcaggccgggccagtttgtttacctgctgcgtctgcaggttcagccaatcgccactcccactggctgtggttcgccagcCCAGGACAATGAGGccggcaggaagtggtggccagcatatccgttggcccgcgctgcttcccacagcccccattggcccaggactgcgaactgcagccagtgggagccgcaactggccgaacctgcggacgtggcaggtaaacaaactggcccggactgCCAGGGTggttaccctggcgagctgcgtgccaaaggttgctgacccctgatctagaggatGGAAGCAAAGCaagaaagaagaaagcagcgTACTGTAATCTTGGATTACAACTCAGACAACACATGGAATGGTGAAATTTGTAACAAGCTGTGTCACTCTCGTTTTGGGCTTGTAAGCCATAAGTGGATTCATCAAGCACTTGATTAGATCTCTAATGCATACACTATGGTCCAGTGGATCGACAGTTGCATATTACAGATATACAGATAAATATATCTATATGAAGGGAAAAGACTGCAGCAGTTGGTGTTCCAGATCCATATCGACTTAAATTAGCTATATTGTTTTACCTCATCTGAGGATCCGGCCCAGAATACTtgaaacaaacgaacaaacatacatacatcagtttcagagggagtttagtTTATACTTACATGCAGTTCTTGTTTCTTCAGGTCTTCTAAATCTGGACGTTGTCTGTTTATAAACTCAATCTTTGAAGTAATAGTGTCAATAATTAATTTAATGCTTGGAAAATCCCTTACATATGAAATATTAATTTTAGAAGGCTGGTAATGGTCTTTCATCTCACTAAGGCTTTCATTGTCCATTAAGTTTGGATTGCCAGTAAAAGTTCCATAATGGAAAGGCGAAGGTATTAGCAATAGGCCATGTTTGGCTCCAGTCAGTATGTATGATGCCATCACTAAAGTCATTATTATCAATCCAAATATCAAGCTGTATAGCTTCCCTTTCCTCAAGCAAAAAAATCCATTCCAGCTTTCATTATGATGAGTCCTTACTTCCAAGACTGCTAGCAAGTTCATCTGCTTACTATCCACATACAAAGGAATTATATTTTCTTGTTTGCACACAGGACACTTCTGGTTAATATGATTAGATCGACGGCATCTGAAACACCGTTTGTGCAAGTCATTTGGTAATAACTGTATACAACAATTAATGCAATGCCTCATATTAGTACCGTTAAACTGCTATATTAATGAGCCATGAATAGACATAAAATATTTCTGATGCATACAA encodes:
- the CHST15 gene encoding carbohydrate sulfotransferase 15 isoform X1, with product MRHCINCCIQLLPNDLHKRCFRCRRSNHINQKCPVCKQENIIPLYVDSKQMNLLAVLEVRTHHNESWNGFFCLRKGKLYSLIFGLIIMTLVMASYILTGAKHGLLLIPSPFHYGTFTGNPNLMDNESLSEMKDHYQPSKINISYVRDFPSIKLIIDTITSKIEFINRQRPDLEDLKKQELHMFSIIPNKFLPISKNPCWYEEYRGNTTTDPYTTNSYALYSKRFRTIFDYLKKVFWNHLYHYKDKHYRLRCLPHFYIIGQPKCGTTDLYDRLRLHPDVRFSAIKEPHWWTRKRFGIIRLRDGFHDRYPVEDYLDLFDLAAYQIQGVLQSDVTKGHSKMNHIIIGEASASTMWDNNAWVFFYDNNTDGEPPFLIQDFIHAFQPHAKLIIMLRDPVERLYSDYLYFASANKSAEDFHEKVADSLQLFENCMLDYSLRACVYNNTLNNAMPVRLQVGLYVVYLLDWLTVFDKGQILVLRLEDHASNVKYTMHMVFQFLDLGPISEKQEALITKSPASNTRRPEDRNLGPMLPTTKAILRDFYRPFNTKLAQVLFDDAFLWKKT
- the CHST15 gene encoding carbohydrate sulfotransferase 15 isoform X2 gives rise to the protein MRHCINCCIQLLPNDLHKRCFRCRRSNHINQKCPVCKQENIIPLYVDSKQMNLLAVLEVRTHHNESWNGFFCLRKGKLYSLIFGLIIMTLVMASYILTGAKHGLLLIPSPFHYGTFTGNPNLMDNESLSEMKDHYQPSKINISYVRDFPSIKLIIDTITSKIEFINRQRPDLEDLKKQELHMFSIIPNKFLPISKNPCWYEEYRGNTTTDPYTTNSYALYSKRFRTIFDYLKKVFWNHLYHYKDKHYRLRCLPHFYIIGQPKCGTTDLYDRLRLHPDVRFSAIKEPHWWTRKRFGIIRLRDGFHDRYPVEDYLDLFDLAAYQIQGVLQSDVTKGHSKMNHIIIGEASASTMWDNNAWVFFYDNNTDGEPPFLIQDFIHAFQPHAKLIIMLRDPVERLYSDYLYFASANKSAEDFHEKVADSLQLFENCMLDYSLRACVYNNTLNNAMPKETQAQTGTWSFKKPKLHH